The uncultured Celeribacter sp. genome includes the window GTCTCCCGGCTTGACGGGCGCGTCACCCTGTCGATGCCGCAAAGTCTGGCCGAAGCCGAGGCGCTGTCTTTCCTGCACGAAAAGGAAGGCTGGATTCGCAAGCACCTGTCCACGCGTGCACCGGATCGTCTGGTGGCTCTGGGGGCGGAGCTGCCCTTTCTGGGGAAAGCGCGGCACCTTGTGTCCGGCACGGGCCGGTCGGCGCGGCTTGAAGGCGGGCAGATCGTCGTGCCGGGGGCTGCGGCGCAGGTGCCCACCCGGGTACGTGCCTTCCTGCGACTGCAGGCCCAGATCCATCTGCGAGCGGCCTGTGATCGCTATGCGGCAGAGCTGGGGGTCGGCTATGGGCGGATGAGCCTGCGGGATACGAGATCTCGTTGGGGATCGTGCACGGGCGAGGGCAATCTGATGTTTTCCTGGCGCTTGGTGATGGCACCACCTGAGGTGCTTGATTATGTCGCAGCCCATGAAATGGCGCATCGGCTGGAGATGAATCATTCGGCGCGTTTCTGGGGTCATGTCGCGGCGGTCTGCCCCGGTTATGAGGCGCATCGGCAATGGTTGCGCAGCGAAGGCGAGGCGTTGCACGGCTGGCGTTTCGAGGTGGATTGACCTTTGCTGCGACTGTGATCACATTGCCCGCATGATTACGCCGACAGTCACCCCGAACATACGCCCCTCCGACACGCTCAGTGCTGCCCATGACCGCGTGTATCGCGCTTTGCGCACACGCATCATGCATGGGGAATTGCCGCCGGGAGAGGCGCTGACGCTGCGTGGTATTGGCAAAATGTTCGACGTTTCGATGACGCCCGCGCGCGAAGCGGTGCGGCGTCTTGTGGCGGATGGTGGACTGAACCTGTCGTCTTCCGGACGGGTGACCACGCCGGAGTTGTCGAACGAACGGATCGAGGAACTGGCGTCAATCCGTGCGCTGATCGAGCCGGAACTGGCGTCGCGTGCGCTGCCGCGTGCGCACATGGCGCTGATTGAACGGCTGCAGACGATCAATGGCACGATTGCCGAGGCCGTCGCGAAACACGACGAAGTCGGCTATATCCGCTCCAATCTGGAGTTTCACCGCACGCTTTATCTGAGGGCGCAGGCCCCGGCGATGCTGGCGCTGACGGAAACGGTCTGGTTGCAGCTTGGCCCGACGATGCGCGCGCTTTATGCGCGGCTGAACCGCACAGAAGTGCCTCAGAACCACCGGCTCATCGTTGCGGCGCTGCGGGCCGGGGATGAACCGGGGCTTAGGCTGGCGGTGCGGTCGGATGTGACCAAGGGGCTGCGGATGCTGGCGGTTTAAAGCCTGACGTCTAATGCGCGTCACGGTTTCGGTGTTTCGCGACGTGAATGCACCGAGCTGGCTTGACCTTTGCTGCTGTGCGGCGTCTTTTTGAGGAAAGACACAACACGAGACATCCGATGACACGCTATTTGGAAATGACCGAAATGATGACGCCGGATCTGGCGAATTTTTCCGGCAAGGTGCACGGGGGAGCGCTGTTGC containing:
- a CDS encoding GntR family transcriptional regulator: MITPTVTPNIRPSDTLSAAHDRVYRALRTRIMHGELPPGEALTLRGIGKMFDVSMTPAREAVRRLVADGGLNLSSSGRVTTPELSNERIEELASIRALIEPELASRALPRAHMALIERLQTINGTIAEAVAKHDEVGYIRSNLEFHRTLYLRAQAPAMLALTETVWLQLGPTMRALYARLNRTEVPQNHRLIVAALRAGDEPGLRLAVRSDVTKGLRMLAV
- a CDS encoding SprT family zinc-dependent metalloprotease → MGETIYLGQPPVAVTLRRSARSRRLSLRVSRLDGRVTLSMPQSLAEAEALSFLHEKEGWIRKHLSTRAPDRLVALGAELPFLGKARHLVSGTGRSARLEGGQIVVPGAAAQVPTRVRAFLRLQAQIHLRAACDRYAAELGVGYGRMSLRDTRSRWGSCTGEGNLMFSWRLVMAPPEVLDYVAAHEMAHRLEMNHSARFWGHVAAVCPGYEAHRQWLRSEGEALHGWRFEVD